The Mytilus trossulus isolate FHL-02 chromosome 13, PNRI_Mtr1.1.1.hap1, whole genome shotgun sequence genome has a segment encoding these proteins:
- the LOC134694482 gene encoding uncharacterized protein LOC134694482 — protein MENDDLDEKLRNVYYNTANGGAYLSAEKIYQTLKTSRDGNVPSVYKIRKWMEKIDDYNLQKPVKRRIKRVKIIVSEPYEQYDADLMDVSNIQKYNNKTRFLLVVIDIFTRFLWIYPLKNKFGKTVADAFEKIFKHGKIPLKVSTDAGTEFKNKDLKRVFKKYDIYHHVYLNSDSSKASIAERVNLTFRRMMFRYFTKHRTYSYLNVLQNLVASYNATPHRSLNNTAPKDVNEKNKYDLWAYMYIKTPPKEKRIREKKETLKVQRKRGKQFHFKINDMVRLSHLKKPFQRAYQQQWTSEIFKIYRRFLIHGKIFYKVQDFLDKEVVGNFNYTELQRVKKEADALWFVEKVLKWRRRNGQREGYVKFLDWDKRFCQWIPERDIVDL, from the coding sequence ATGGAAAATGATGATTTAGATGAAAAACTTAGGAATGTATATTACAATACAGCAAATGGGGGAGCATACCTAAGTGCTGAAAAAATTTATCAAACGTTGAAGACATCAAGAGATGGAAATGTACCAAGCGTATACAAGATCAGGAAATGGATGGAAAAAATAGACGACTACAATTTACAAAAACCTGTAAAACGTAGAATTAAAAGAGTGAAAATAATTGTATCGGAACCGTATGAGCAATACGATGCTGACCTTATGGATGTATCCAACATACAGAAATATAACAATAAGACACGTTTCCTGTTGGTTGTTATCGATATTTTCACACGGTTTTTATGGATTTATCCATTAAAAAACAAGTTTGGGAAGACAGTAGCTGATGCATTTGAAAAAATCTTCAAACATGGTAAAATCCCTTTGAAGGTTTCCACAGATGCGGGAACTGAAttcaaaaacaaagatttgaaacgtgtgtttaaaaaatatgacatttacCATCATGTCTATTTAAATTCCGACAGTAGTAAAGCGTCAATAGCAGAGAGGGTCAATTTGACATTTCGGAGGATGATGTTCCGATATTTTACAAAGCATAGAACTTATAGCTATCTCAATGTTCTACAAAATTTGGTAGCAAGTTATAATGCAACGCCACATAGAAGTTTAAATAATACAGCTCCAAAAGATGtgaatgagaaaaacaaatatgatttgtgggcatatatgtatattaaaactCCACCCAAAGAAAAACGAATCAgagaaaagaaagaaacattAAAAGTACAACGTAAAAGAGGGAAacagtttcattttaaaatcaatgacATGGTAAGACTGAGCCATTTGAAGAAACCGTTTCAAAGAGCTTATCAGCAACAGTGGACCtccgaaatatttaaaatatatagacGATTTCTAATACATGGGAAAATCTTTTATAAAGTACAAGATTTTTTGGACAAGGAAGTTGTAGGCAATTTCAATTATACAGAGTTGCAGCGTGTGAAAAAGGAGGCTGACGCATTGTGGTTTGTTGAGAAAGTGCTTAAATGGCGAAGGCGGAATGGTCAACGTGAGGGTTATGTAAAATTCCTGGATTGGGATAAACGTTTTTGTCAGTGGATTCCTGAGAGAGATATTGTTGACTTATAA
- the LOC134694483 gene encoding uncharacterized protein F54H12.2-like has translation MAKINPETFHELQPSQLSLFNLPGHQTAVTRITYEHIRPAATFTKTSPIEFHISGGTEYLDLSKSTMHVRLRLKRGDGTIADSSDVNCGPVNYVLHALFNQIDVLIQNKIVTSSTGFYPYKAYMQTLLKYGKEAKESQLSSQLWIDDHQGTLDDADCNTGSNLGLYRRTAYIKNGKTVDLEGNIFHPLFSMNRYILNQVGVTVKFYRSRPEFYLMSVDEDADYYLEIEDMYLSIAKIHVHPGIVYGHDSILRTVNAKYPIVQNDVRTISLPAGQISFNFNNIFQNNRPNKVLIAFTGSQNIAGDYSLCPWTFKHCHLSEINLKVEGVPVSGNPVRVKFDSSSGESSIVAFRNLFEVAGKTLQDCGNGLNRDSFSEGYALYAFQLEPIFEGLDYLTLKRNERVNLECTFDSPLTEPTTIIIYSEFSGYFEITQTRDIIIQE, from the coding sequence atggctaAAATAAATCCTGAAACATTTCATGAGCTGCAACCAAGTCAGTTGTCTTTATTCAATCTACCAGGTCATCAAACTGCAGTCACAAGAATCACATATGAACATATTCGACCAGCTGCAACTTTTACAAAGACATCGCCAATAGAGTTTCACATATCTGGTGGAACAGAGTATCTAGACTTAAGTAAATCAACAATGCATGTACGTCTAAGACTTAAAAGAGGAGATGGAACCATAGCAGATAGCAGTGACGTTAATTGCGGGCCTGTGAACTATGTTTTGCATGCATTATTTAATCAAATAgatgttttaattcaaaataaaattgtcacaTCTTCAACAGGATTTTACCCTTACAAAGCTTATATGCAAACTTTATTGAAATATGGGAAAGAAGCTAAAGAATCGCAGCTCTCAAGTCAATTATGGATAGACGATCATCAAGGAACATTGGATGATGCAGATTGTAACACAGGATCAAATCTTGGGCTCTACAGAAGAACAGCATACATAAAAAATGGTAAAACTGTTGATCTTGAAGGAAACATTTTCCATCCCCTGTTTTCAATGAATCGTTACATATTAAATCAAGTAGGAGTTACTGTGAAATTCTACAGATCGAGACCAGAATTTTATCTAATGTCGGTTGATGAAGATGCTGATTATTACCTTGAGATTGAAGATATGTATCTATCAATAGCAAAGATCCACGTTCACCCCGGCATTGTATATGGCCACGATTCTATACTCAGGACAGTAAACGCTAAATATCCCATTGTGCAAAATGATGTTCGCACAATTTCACTTCCAGCTGGTCAAATAAGTTTTAACTTCAACAACATATTCCAGAATAATAGACCCAATAAGGTATTGATAGCCTTTACGGGGAGTCAAAACATAGCAGGTGACTACTCACTATGTCCGTGGACATTCAAACATTGCCACCTAAGTGAAATAAATCTTAAAGTTGAGGGAGTGCCAGTTTCCGGGAATCCTGTCAGAGTAAAATTTGACTCGTCAAGTGGAGAATCATCCATTGTTGCATTTCGCAATCTATTTGAGGTTGCTGGGAAAACTCTGCAAGACTGTGGTAATGGATTAAACAGAGACAGTTTTTCTGAAGGATATGCCTTGTATGCCTTTCAACTGGAACCAATTTTTGAAGGTTTAGattatttaacattgaaaaGGAATGAACGTGTCAATTTGGAATGCACATTTGATTCTCCCCTCACTGAACCAACAACTATAATCATTTATAGTGAATTTAGtggatattttgaaataactcAAACTCGAGACATCATAATTCAAGAATGA
- the LOC134694660 gene encoding histone H3.v1-like, with product MMNQVEYMRGFGGEVERAELNFGRKKNIAVTPYKGYVYIHIGSLTSSRSITLGTDEFKELCNLKPVLLKAEAEIKKQLQKPSRKKKVIVVEEEEEEEEEEEEEEEEEEEEEEEEEEEEEEEEVEEEEVKKVTLKRKRKVIAISDSDEEAGVSESDVRKVIVAAESGPFKGLKKKKKTAGAGFILSEAVEDGE from the exons ATGATGAACCAGGTTGAGTACATGAGGGGATTTGGTGGAGAAGTAGAGCGGGCTGAGTTGAATTTTGGAAGAAAGAAGAACATTGCGGTTACACCGTACAAGGGATATGTTTATATCCACATAGGCAGTTTAACAAGTAGCAGAAGCATAACTCTTGGGACTGATGAGTTTAAAGAGCTATGCAATCTGAAGCCAGTTCTTTTAAAAGCTGAggcagaaataaaaaaacag ctGCAAAAACCTAGCAGGAAAAAGAAGGTTATAGTTGTTGaagaggaagaagaagaagaagaagaagaagaagaagaagaagaagaagaagaagaagaagaagaagaagaagaagaagaagaagaagaagaagaagtagaagaagaagaagtaaaaaaagttACTTTGAAAAGAAAG AGAAAGGTGATTGCTATCAGCGATAGCGATGAGGAGGCGGGAGTGTCAGAGTCGGACGTCAGAAAGGTGATTGTTGCAGCAGAATCTGGCCCGTTCAAGGggctaaagaaaaaaaagaaaacagctGGAGCTGGATTCATACTTTCTGAAGCAGTTGAAGATGGCGAGTGA
- the LOC134694484 gene encoding uncharacterized protein LOC134694484, with product MSPINTMFIFIIICFTMSAVSCSHELRDVCTVEGDTLHCRWTGAGLYNTRIRLDVKKVVFERFFVAGQLDLANNRDLHSIEIKQGNSKCRNVLAAPETITIVNGIHCDNGVIASTTTTAATRVTPGSTLSIGTTDKQLKSTPHAQEEDKGLDNIKIILIMIFASLACVMLLPLMLFCICKKKRTAKTNFRQHQFSFNVDADSLSKIEIADFVNTPKKTV from the exons atgtCACCCATCAACACCATGTTTATATTCATCATCATTTGTTTCACAATGTCAGCTGTTTCATGCTCGCATGAATTGAGAGATGTATGCACAGTGGAGGGGGATACTCTCCATTGCAGATGGACTGGAGCAGGGCTCTACAACACCAGAATCCGACTAGATGTAAAGAAAGTCGTATTCGAAAGATTTTTTGTTGCCGGACAATTGGACCTTGCAAATAATAGAGACCTGCATTCAATTGAGATCAAACAAGGAAATTCTAAATGCAGAAATGTTTTAGCAGCACCAGAAACAATAACAATTGTTAATGGTATACATTGTGAT aatggaGTCATAGCTTCTACAACAACAACAGCAGCAACAAGAGTAACACCAGGATCCACATTGTCAATCGGCACCACTGATAAACAACTG aaGTCAACACCACATGCACAGGAGGAAGACAAGGGTCTAGATAATATTAAGATCATTCTTATAATGATTTTTG CATCTCTAGCATGTGTTATGCTCTTGCCGCTGATGTTATTTTGCATCTGCAAAAAGAAGAGAACTGCAAAAACCAATTTCCGCCAACACCAATTCTCCTTCAATGTCGATGCAGATTCACTATCCAAAATAGAAATTGCAGATTTTGTTaatacaccaaaaaaaactgtttaa